In Gemmatimonadetes bacterium T265, one DNA window encodes the following:
- a CDS encoding membrane protein, producing MTRRLQAVAFVAGVAFLAWLVVTTGPRTILRDLARTGWTFLPIVLVWGGVYAGNTVAWLALLQGAAADDHVSTGGAVNAEEARGVIPFPRAFAITVSAFALNYVTPFVSLGGEPFKGAAAARWVGRPRAAASVVSFRVVHSLGQFLFWALTIPVAWVVLPPDRATRTLLLVAAVVLIPASVGAVFLLRARVLERGLDALRRARALGGLGTRLSARLEPRRAALAAVDAELVTVARHPAPLALALAVEVAGRFLAAFELVLVARVVGAPFGYADAVVAAGVSQVIMNLLFFVPFEAGTREGGLVLVARLLGLAPTVAVYAALVTRLRELTWIGIGLGLIWAAGERGGGDGGTVRGRAADDGAAPGVGRRAGP from the coding sequence GTGACGCGACGGCTGCAGGCCGTCGCGTTCGTCGCCGGCGTCGCCTTCCTCGCCTGGCTCGTCGTCACCACCGGCCCGCGGACGATCCTGCGCGACCTCGCGCGCACGGGCTGGACCTTCCTCCCGATCGTCCTCGTCTGGGGCGGCGTCTACGCCGGCAACACCGTCGCCTGGCTCGCGCTGCTGCAGGGCGCGGCCGCCGACGACCATGTGAGCACCGGGGGCGCGGTGAACGCGGAGGAGGCGCGCGGCGTCATCCCGTTCCCGCGCGCCTTCGCGATCACCGTTTCGGCGTTCGCGCTCAACTACGTCACGCCCTTCGTCAGCCTCGGCGGCGAGCCGTTCAAGGGCGCGGCGGCGGCCCGCTGGGTCGGCCGTCCCCGCGCCGCGGCCTCCGTCGTGAGCTTCCGCGTCGTCCACTCGCTCGGGCAGTTCCTCTTCTGGGCGCTGACGATCCCGGTCGCGTGGGTCGTGTTGCCGCCGGACCGCGCGACGCGGACTCTCCTGCTCGTCGCGGCCGTGGTGCTCATTCCCGCGAGCGTGGGCGCGGTCTTTCTGCTCCGCGCCCGCGTGCTCGAACGCGGCCTCGACGCGCTCCGACGCGCCCGCGCGCTCGGCGGCCTCGGCACGCGGTTGTCCGCCCGGCTCGAACCCCGCCGCGCCGCGCTCGCCGCCGTCGACGCCGAACTCGTCACCGTGGCCCGCCACCCCGCCCCGCTCGCCCTCGCCCTCGCGGTCGAAGTCGCGGGGCGCTTCCTCGCCGCCTTCGAACTCGTCCTCGTCGCCCGCGTCGTCGGCGCGCCCTTCGGCTACGCCGACGCGGTCGTCGCCGCGGGCGTGTCGCAGGTCATCATGAACCTGCTCTTCTTCGTCCCCTTCGAAGCGGGCACGCGCGAAGGCGGTTTGGTCCTCGTCGCGCGCCTCCTAGGCCTCGCGCCGACCGTCGCGGTGTACGCCGCCCTTGTCACCCGGCTGCGGGAGTTGACATGGATCGGAATCGGGCTGGGGTTGATTTGGGCGGCGGGGGAGAGAGGAGGAGGGGACGGTGGTACCGTTCGCGGTCGTGCCGCTGACGATGGGGCGGCACCCGGGGTGGGCCGTCGCGCCGGCCCGTGA
- the cutC gene encoding copper homeostasis protein CutC, translating into MTDTLRPVLVEACVDTVESARAAAAGGAGRIELCANLVEGGTTASAGTIALARERLDVPIVVLVRPRGGDFLYDADEVEVMRRDLEVARRLGADGVVVGALTPDGRVDAAVTRALVDAARDAARPLPVTFHRAFDAARDPAEALEVLLALGVDRVLTSGGAASALAGAATLAALVRQADGRLAVLAGGSITAANVGQVVAASGVREVHVRGAERVGSTMRYRRAGVAVGKPYTPDDFARVVTSAERIRDVVAACAGADAAAAARV; encoded by the coding sequence GTGACCGATACGCTCCGCCCTGTGCTCGTCGAAGCGTGCGTCGACACCGTAGAGTCGGCGCGCGCCGCGGCGGCGGGGGGCGCCGGGCGCATCGAGCTGTGCGCGAACCTCGTCGAGGGCGGCACGACGGCAAGCGCGGGCACGATCGCGCTCGCCCGCGAGCGACTCGACGTCCCAATCGTCGTGCTCGTGCGCCCGCGCGGCGGCGACTTCCTCTACGACGCCGACGAGGTCGAGGTGATGCGCCGCGACCTGGAGGTCGCGCGCCGGCTCGGCGCCGACGGCGTCGTGGTCGGCGCGCTCACGCCCGACGGGCGCGTCGACGCGGCGGTCACGCGCGCGCTCGTCGACGCGGCGCGGGACGCCGCGCGGCCGCTGCCGGTGACGTTCCACCGCGCGTTCGACGCCGCGCGTGACCCCGCGGAGGCGCTCGAGGTGCTCCTCGCGCTCGGGGTCGACCGCGTGCTGACGTCCGGCGGCGCGGCGAGTGCGCTCGCGGGGGCGGCCACGTTGGCCGCACTGGTCCGGCAGGCCGACGGGCGCCTCGCGGTGCTCGCGGGCGGCAGCATCACCGCGGCGAACGTCGGGCAGGTGGTCGCGGCGAGCGGCGTGCGCGAGGTGCACGTGCGCGGCGCCGAGCGCGTGGGCAGCACGATGCGCTACCGACGCGCCGGAGTCGCGGTCGGCAAGCCGTACACGCCCGACGACTTCGCGCGCGTCGTGACGAGCGCCGAGCGGATCCGCGACGTCGTGGCGGCGTGTGCCGGGGCGGACGCGGCGGCGGCGGCCAGGGTGTAG
- a CDS encoding VOC family protein — MNKNTICLWYDHDAEEAARFYARTFPDSTVGAVHRAPSDFPGGTAGDVLTVEFTVCGVPCLGLNGGPTFRHSEAFSFQIATDDQAETDRYWDAIVGTGGAESACGWCKDKWGLSWQITPRVLTEAMARGGDVARRAFAAMMPMRKIDVARIEAAVRPVRSAGAH; from the coding sequence GTGAACAAGAACACGATCTGTCTGTGGTACGACCATGACGCCGAGGAGGCCGCGCGCTTCTACGCCCGGACTTTTCCCGACAGCACCGTCGGCGCGGTGCACCGGGCGCCATCCGACTTCCCGGGCGGCACGGCGGGGGATGTCCTGACGGTCGAGTTCACGGTGTGCGGCGTGCCGTGCCTCGGCCTCAACGGCGGGCCCACGTTCCGGCACAGCGAGGCGTTCTCCTTCCAGATCGCCACCGACGACCAGGCGGAGACCGACCGGTACTGGGACGCGATCGTCGGCACCGGCGGCGCGGAGAGCGCGTGCGGCTGGTGCAAGGACAAGTGGGGCCTGTCGTGGCAGATCACGCCCCGTGTGCTGACCGAGGCGATGGCCCGGGGCGGCGACGTGGCGCGGCGCGCCTTCGCGGCGATGATGCCGATGCGGAAGATCGACGTCGCCCGGATCGAGGCGGCGGTGCGGCCGGTCCGTTCCGCGGGCGCCCACTGA
- a CDS encoding DNA-binding response regulator produces MTDGVPDGLPDAPAPLRVLVADDEAPARRKLRRLLDEVPGVEVAGEAASGEEAVTQIAALAPDLVLLDVQMPVLDGFGVVAAVGVDEMPPVVFVTAYDEHALRAFEVRALDYLLKPVAGARLRDAVERARRAHALGTAVGRGRRDALAAVAADRPLRRLLVHDARGPAHGARLLAVDAIELARAERNYVALHTAQGAFRVRGTIGTLAARLDPATFLRVNRSDVVRLDAVRELQPWSHGDYRVVLRDGTALLWSRRYRAHGAAAFELE; encoded by the coding sequence GTGACGGACGGCGTTCCGGACGGGCTTCCGGACGCCCCGGCGCCGCTCCGCGTGCTCGTCGCCGACGACGAGGCGCCCGCCCGCCGCAAGCTGCGCCGCCTGCTCGACGAGGTGCCGGGCGTCGAGGTCGCGGGCGAGGCGGCGTCGGGGGAGGAGGCGGTCACGCAGATCGCCGCGCTCGCCCCCGACCTCGTCCTGCTCGACGTGCAGATGCCGGTGCTCGACGGCTTCGGCGTCGTCGCCGCGGTGGGCGTCGACGAGATGCCGCCGGTGGTGTTCGTCACCGCGTACGACGAGCACGCGCTGCGCGCCTTCGAGGTGCGCGCGCTCGACTACCTGCTCAAGCCCGTGGCCGGGGCGCGCCTCCGCGACGCGGTCGAGCGGGCGCGCCGCGCGCATGCGTTAGGCACCGCGGTCGGCCGTGGGCGCCGCGACGCCCTCGCCGCGGTGGCCGCCGACCGGCCGCTCCGCCGGCTCCTCGTGCACGACGCGCGCGGCCCCGCGCACGGCGCCCGGCTCCTCGCGGTCGACGCGATCGAGCTCGCCCGGGCCGAACGCAACTACGTGGCGCTGCACACGGCGCAGGGGGCCTTCCGCGTGCGCGGTACGATCGGCACGCTCGCCGCGCGACTCGACCCGGCGACCTTCCTGCGCGTCAACCGGTCGGACGTGGTGCGGCTGGACGCCGTGCGCGAGCTGCAGCCCTGGTCGCACGGCGACTACCGCGTCGTGCTGCGCGACGGCACGGCGCTCCTCTGGAGCCGGCGCTACCGCGCCCACGGCGCGGCGGCGTTCGAACTGGAGTGA
- a CDS encoding glucose dehydrogenase: MPPRTAVLSLALALGALATTSPAQGVPHQGGPPGREPHAAHLERDWPSYGGDAGGTRFSPLAQVTRENVARLAVAWRFRTGEADAAYATDRRTSFEATPLVVGGTMYVSTPLGRVFALDAATGRERWRYNPGVPRVAHFGDFTNRGVSYWADSAAMPDARCRARVVLATIDARLVALDAADGGTCPGFGDGGMVDLRRGLRNAPWEFEEYEETSPPAVVNGVIVVGSGIADNGRSEAASGEVRGYDARTGALRWTFDPVPQDSADPAWNSWRGPRAHHTGAANAWSVIAADPARDLVVVPTGSPSPDYWGGARLGDNRYANSVVALRASTGRVVWAFQTVHHDLWDYDNASPPALVTVRHDGRVVDAVLQATKTGMLFVLDRDTGRPLVPVEERAVPASTVPGEVASPTQPFSAIVLSPHRFAGAAFGRDSADRAACAGVMGALRNEGVFTPPSLEGTLVLPSNIGGAHWGGVAFDPARQLAIVPVNEVAAVVQLLPREPLGDAGSRGRVLDGWEYAPMHGTPYVMRRRILLSPAGVPCTPPPFGSLVAVDVAAGRVAWRVPLGGAPHGSPNLGGAIVTAGGLAFIGATLDRQLRAYDVETGRELWRGALPAGGKATPMTYAVGGRQYVAVAAGGDGALFGRGDEVVVFALPSP, encoded by the coding sequence ATGCCTCCACGCACGGCCGTGTTGTCACTCGCCCTCGCGCTCGGCGCGCTCGCCACCACGTCGCCGGCGCAGGGCGTTCCGCACCAGGGCGGGCCGCCCGGGCGCGAGCCGCACGCGGCCCACCTCGAGCGCGACTGGCCGAGTTACGGCGGCGACGCCGGCGGGACGCGCTTCTCGCCGCTCGCCCAGGTCACGCGCGAGAACGTGGCGCGCCTCGCCGTGGCGTGGCGCTTCCGCACCGGCGAGGCCGACGCCGCGTACGCGACCGACCGCCGCACCTCGTTCGAGGCCACGCCGCTCGTCGTCGGCGGCACGATGTACGTGAGCACCCCGTTAGGCCGCGTCTTCGCGCTCGACGCCGCGACCGGGCGCGAGCGGTGGCGCTACAACCCGGGCGTGCCGCGCGTCGCCCACTTCGGCGACTTCACCAACCGCGGCGTGTCGTACTGGGCCGACTCGGCCGCCATGCCTGACGCACGCTGCCGCGCGCGCGTCGTCCTCGCCACCATCGACGCGCGGCTCGTCGCGCTCGACGCGGCCGACGGCGGCACCTGCCCCGGGTTCGGCGACGGCGGCATGGTCGACCTCAGGCGCGGGCTGCGCAACGCGCCCTGGGAGTTCGAGGAGTACGAGGAGACCTCCCCGCCCGCCGTCGTGAACGGCGTGATCGTCGTCGGCTCCGGCATCGCCGACAACGGCCGCAGCGAGGCGGCGAGCGGTGAGGTGCGCGGCTACGACGCCCGCACCGGCGCGCTCCGCTGGACCTTCGACCCCGTCCCGCAGGACTCCGCCGACCCGGCGTGGAACAGCTGGCGCGGCCCGCGCGCCCACCACACGGGCGCCGCCAACGCGTGGAGCGTCATCGCCGCCGACCCCGCGCGCGACCTCGTCGTCGTCCCGACGGGGAGCCCGAGCCCCGACTACTGGGGCGGCGCGCGGCTCGGCGACAACCGCTACGCCAACTCCGTCGTCGCCTTGCGGGCGAGCACCGGGCGCGTGGTGTGGGCGTTCCAGACCGTGCACCACGACCTCTGGGACTACGACAACGCCTCGCCGCCGGCGCTCGTTACCGTTAGGCACGACGGGCGCGTGGTCGACGCCGTGCTCCAGGCGACGAAGACGGGGATGCTCTTCGTGCTCGACCGCGACACCGGGCGCCCGCTCGTCCCGGTCGAGGAGCGCGCGGTGCCGGCGAGCACCGTCCCCGGCGAGGTCGCCTCGCCCACGCAGCCCTTCTCCGCAATCGTCCTCAGCCCGCACCGCTTCGCCGGCGCGGCCTTCGGGCGCGACAGCGCCGACCGCGCGGCGTGCGCGGGCGTCATGGGTGCACTCCGCAACGAGGGCGTCTTCACCCCGCCCAGTCTGGAGGGGACACTCGTCCTCCCGTCCAACATCGGCGGCGCGCACTGGGGCGGCGTCGCGTTCGACCCCGCGCGGCAGCTCGCGATCGTGCCGGTCAACGAGGTGGCCGCGGTCGTCCAGCTCCTGCCGCGCGAACCGCTCGGCGACGCGGGCAGCCGCGGGCGCGTGCTTGACGGCTGGGAGTACGCGCCGATGCACGGCACGCCCTACGTGATGCGGCGCCGGATCCTGCTCTCGCCCGCCGGCGTGCCCTGCACCCCGCCCCCGTTCGGCTCGCTTGTCGCCGTCGACGTCGCCGCCGGGCGCGTTGCCTGGCGCGTGCCGCTCGGCGGCGCGCCCCACGGCTCGCCGAACCTCGGCGGCGCGATCGTCACCGCGGGCGGGCTCGCGTTCATCGGCGCCACCCTCGACCGCCAGCTGCGCGCCTACGACGTCGAGACCGGGCGCGAGCTGTGGCGCGGCGCGCTGCCGGCGGGCGGCAAGGCCACGCCGATGACCTACGCCGTGGGCGGGCGGCAGTACGTGGCGGTCGCCGCCGGCGGCGACGGCGCCCTGTTCGGCCGCGGCGACGAGGTGGTCGTCTTCGCGCTGCCGTCGCCCTGA
- a CDS encoding ABC transporter, protein MTQLALSDVGVEFGATTLFTGVTFTVAAGERWGVIGRNGTGKTTLFRLLTGQMQPSTGQIARQPGLKVTLLEQHRDFGDAQTVWDAVAGGLAELVALERSLAAQAAALEHDHSEEALAKYGRDLERFERDGGYSYHARVDQVLEGLGFDAEESKVRGLDKLSGGERGRVGLARQLVLAGDVLLLDEPTNHLDLETARWLESYLRNTDRTVILVSHDRAFLSGVVDHVLHVEAGTMTPYAGTYEHFVAQRTERRLVQQRQFDKQSRTIAAQEDYIRRNLAGQNTKQAKGRRKLLARTPRLSPPPGEEDVMALRLESAHRGGDQVVVADRATLAVPVAGALEGSAERRTLIRDFSTRLKRGEVVGFVGPNGAGKSTLLKAIVGERDALVSGSLRVGDSIVVAHYRQDLAQVPFGRTLYDVIQDLRPTWERRLVQGHLGRFGFSGDEVLRKADTLSGGERARVALAMMMLSRANLLILDEPTNHLDVESIEALEDAIEAYDGTVLLVSHDRAMLRALATQVWALHDGRVHVVEAPFEEWEANGGEDELARNAVQRAALDAASAAERARVEEEARARRREEERAAKAREAEQQARRAASDSRRTVDREGRKLQREAERRAERAERRAGELEGQAAALQRELDDAGLYTTGEGVRKAQELSKRLDGVRAELERAMEEWAAASEAVESVA, encoded by the coding sequence ATGACCCAGTTGGCTCTTTCCGACGTCGGCGTCGAGTTCGGCGCGACGACGCTCTTTACCGGCGTCACGTTCACCGTCGCCGCGGGCGAGCGCTGGGGCGTGATCGGCCGCAACGGCACCGGAAAGACGACGCTCTTCCGCCTGCTCACCGGGCAGATGCAGCCGAGCACGGGGCAGATCGCGCGGCAGCCGGGGCTCAAGGTCACGCTGCTGGAGCAGCACCGCGACTTCGGCGACGCGCAGACCGTCTGGGACGCGGTCGCGGGCGGGCTGGCCGAACTCGTCGCGCTCGAACGGTCGCTCGCCGCGCAGGCCGCGGCGCTCGAGCACGACCACTCGGAGGAGGCGCTCGCGAAGTACGGGCGCGACCTCGAGCGCTTCGAGCGCGACGGCGGCTACAGCTATCACGCGCGCGTCGACCAGGTGCTCGAAGGGCTCGGCTTCGACGCCGAGGAGAGCAAGGTGCGCGGGCTCGACAAGCTCTCGGGCGGGGAGCGCGGGCGCGTCGGGCTCGCGCGGCAGCTCGTCCTCGCCGGCGACGTGCTCCTGCTCGACGAGCCGACCAACCACCTTGACCTCGAGACGGCGCGCTGGCTCGAGAGCTACCTGCGGAACACCGACCGCACGGTGATCCTCGTCAGCCACGACCGCGCCTTCCTCTCCGGCGTGGTCGACCACGTGCTGCACGTCGAGGCGGGGACGATGACGCCTTACGCGGGCACGTACGAGCATTTCGTCGCGCAACGCACCGAACGCCGGCTCGTGCAGCAGCGGCAGTTCGACAAGCAGAGCAGGACCATCGCGGCGCAGGAGGACTACATCCGCCGCAACCTCGCCGGGCAGAACACGAAGCAGGCGAAGGGGCGCCGCAAGCTGCTCGCGCGCACGCCGCGCCTCTCGCCGCCGCCGGGGGAGGAGGACGTGATGGCGCTGCGGCTGGAGAGCGCGCACCGCGGCGGCGATCAGGTCGTCGTCGCGGACCGGGCGACGCTCGCCGTCCCCGTGGCCGGGGCGCTCGAGGGGAGCGCCGAGCGTCGCACGCTGATCCGCGACTTCTCGACGCGGCTCAAGCGCGGCGAGGTCGTCGGCTTCGTCGGGCCGAACGGGGCGGGGAAGAGCACGCTGCTCAAGGCGATCGTCGGCGAGCGCGACGCGCTGGTCTCGGGTTCGCTCCGCGTCGGCGACTCGATCGTCGTCGCGCATTACCGGCAGGACCTCGCGCAGGTGCCGTTCGGCCGCACGCTCTACGACGTCATCCAGGACCTCCGCCCCACCTGGGAGCGCCGGCTCGTCCAGGGCCACCTCGGTCGCTTCGGCTTCTCGGGCGACGAAGTGCTGCGCAAGGCCGACACGCTCTCCGGCGGCGAGCGGGCGCGCGTCGCGCTCGCGATGATGATGCTCTCGCGCGCCAACCTGCTGATCCTCGACGAGCCGACCAACCACCTCGACGTGGAGAGCATCGAGGCCCTGGAGGACGCGATCGAGGCGTACGACGGCACCGTGCTGCTCGTCAGCCACGACCGCGCGATGCTGCGCGCGCTCGCGACGCAGGTCTGGGCGCTGCACGACGGGCGCGTGCACGTGGTCGAGGCGCCGTTCGAGGAGTGGGAGGCGAACGGCGGCGAGGACGAGCTGGCGCGCAACGCCGTGCAGCGCGCCGCACTGGACGCCGCGAGCGCGGCCGAGCGCGCGCGCGTGGAGGAGGAGGCGCGCGCGCGGCGGCGCGAGGAGGAGCGGGCGGCGAAGGCGCGCGAGGCGGAGCAGCAGGCGCGGCGCGCGGCGAGCGATTCGCGGCGCACCGTCGACCGCGAGGGGCGCAAGCTGCAGCGCGAGGCCGAACGGCGGGCCGAGCGCGCGGAGCGGCGCGCGGGGGAGCTGGAAGGGCAGGCGGCGGCGCTGCAGCGCGAGCTGGACGACGCGGGGCTCTACACGACGGGCGAGGGCGTGCGAAAAGCGCAGGAGCTGTCGAAGCGGTTGGACGGCGTGCGTGCGGAGTTGGAGCGCGCGATGGAAGAGTGGGCGGCGGCGAGCGAGGCGGTCGAGAGTGTGGCGTAG
- the menA gene encoding 1,4-dihydroxy-2-naphthoate octaprenyltransferase, whose amino-acid sequence MNPWILGARPRTLPAAVVPVVVGTACAAPHVTAWRALAALVVALALQVGVNYANDYSDGVRGTDAARVGPVRLVASGLKPAAAVRRAAFLAFGVAALAGLALALAADPRLVLVGLACILAAWFYTGGSTPYGYRGLGELSVFVFFGLVATIGTAYVQQPGWNVATQLAARAAGPVGLLACALLVVNNLRDVPSDAGAGKRTLAVRMGEARTRGLYAVLVLLPFTGLFSFVLSRPTALAALLALPLALGPIRRVRAGARGPALIPVLGETGRLQLAFGALLAVGLVVGAR is encoded by the coding sequence GTGAACCCCTGGATCCTCGGCGCCCGCCCGCGCACCCTCCCCGCCGCCGTCGTCCCCGTCGTCGTCGGGACGGCCTGCGCCGCCCCACACGTGACCGCGTGGCGTGCGCTCGCCGCCCTCGTCGTCGCCCTCGCCCTCCAGGTCGGCGTCAACTACGCCAACGACTACAGCGACGGCGTGCGCGGCACCGACGCCGCCCGCGTCGGCCCGGTGCGCCTCGTCGCCTCGGGGCTGAAGCCAGCCGCCGCGGTCAGGCGCGCCGCCTTCCTCGCCTTCGGCGTCGCCGCGCTGGCCGGGCTCGCGCTCGCCCTCGCCGCCGACCCGCGGCTCGTGCTCGTCGGCCTCGCCTGCATCCTCGCCGCGTGGTTCTATACCGGCGGCTCCACACCCTACGGCTACCGCGGCCTCGGCGAGCTCTCCGTGTTCGTCTTCTTCGGCCTCGTCGCAACAATTGGCACGGCCTACGTCCAGCAGCCCGGCTGGAACGTGGCCACACAGCTCGCCGCCCGCGCCGCCGGCCCGGTCGGGCTCCTCGCCTGCGCGCTCCTCGTCGTCAACAACCTGCGCGACGTGCCGAGCGACGCAGGGGCCGGCAAGCGCACGCTCGCGGTGCGGATGGGGGAGGCGCGCACGCGCGGGCTCTACGCGGTGCTCGTGCTGCTGCCGTTCACGGGGTTGTTCTCGTTCGTGCTCTCGCGTCCGACGGCACTCGCGGCCCTGCTCGCGCTGCCGCTCGCCTTAGGCCCGATCCGCCGTGTGCGGGCGGGCGCACGCGGGCCGGCGCTCATCCCGGTGCTCGGCGAGACGGGGCGGCTGCAGCTCGCGTTCGGCGCGCTGCTCGCGGTGGGACTGGTGGTGGGGGCGCGCTGA
- a CDS encoding MFS transporter, giving the protein MPPLLARLGLRTPALRAWALYDVGVAGVFIIVVTAVFPIYFARVAAAGLPPGVASARFSLGSAAALLLAVVLSPLLGAVADARPLKKRVLAVSMAVGALASAALGLVGRGDWAFALVAFGVLNVAVNGSQVAYDALLPHIARPDELDRASTAAYGVHYLGGGLVLLAALFVIQHPAAVGLGAPAARDGTLPTRLVFVAVALWWALFAVPLLRRVPEPPPAPRAPGAPEPTLGQAAAGAFATLAGTVRTLRALPNTGRFLLAFILYNDGVNTIIRLAAVYGAELRLRDSALIVAIVMVQFVGIPFAFAFGALADRVGAKRAVLGAIAVYGVISAVAYGMKTERDFFLLAALVATVQGGAQALSRSLYASLTPASRSGEYFALFSVFSRFGGLIGQTAFFVITTLTGSSRLGILSVVVLFAGGAALLAPVDLARGRADARALDAGPGAAAAV; this is encoded by the coding sequence GTGCCCCCCCTCCTCGCCCGCCTCGGCCTCCGCACGCCCGCGCTCCGCGCGTGGGCGCTCTACGACGTCGGCGTGGCCGGCGTGTTCATCATCGTCGTTACGGCCGTCTTCCCGATCTACTTCGCCCGGGTGGCGGCCGCCGGCCTCCCGCCCGGCGTCGCGAGCGCCCGCTTCTCGCTCGGCAGCGCGGCCGCCCTGCTGCTCGCCGTCGTCCTCTCGCCGCTGTTAGGCGCCGTCGCCGACGCGCGCCCGCTCAAGAAGCGCGTGCTCGCGGTCTCGATGGCCGTGGGCGCGCTCGCCTCCGCCGCGCTCGGGCTCGTCGGGCGGGGCGACTGGGCGTTCGCCCTCGTCGCATTCGGGGTGCTCAACGTCGCGGTGAATGGCAGCCAGGTCGCCTACGACGCGCTCCTCCCCCACATCGCCCGCCCCGACGAACTGGACCGCGCCTCCACCGCGGCCTACGGCGTCCACTACCTCGGCGGCGGGCTCGTGCTGCTCGCCGCCCTCTTCGTCATTCAGCACCCGGCCGCCGTCGGACTCGGCGCGCCCGCGGCGCGCGACGGCACGCTCCCCACGCGCCTCGTCTTCGTCGCCGTGGCCCTGTGGTGGGCGCTCTTCGCGGTGCCGCTCCTGCGGCGCGTCCCCGAGCCGCCGCCCGCGCCGCGGGCGCCGGGCGCGCCGGAGCCGACGTTAGGCCAGGCGGCCGCGGGGGCGTTCGCCACGCTCGCCGGCACGGTGCGCACCCTCCGCGCGCTCCCCAACACGGGCCGCTTCCTGCTCGCCTTCATCCTCTACAACGACGGCGTCAACACGATCATCCGCCTCGCCGCCGTCTACGGCGCGGAGCTCAGGCTGCGCGACTCCGCGCTCATCGTCGCGATCGTGATGGTGCAGTTCGTCGGGATCCCGTTCGCCTTCGCCTTCGGCGCGCTCGCCGACCGCGTGGGCGCCAAGCGCGCGGTGTTAGGCGCGATCGCCGTCTACGGGGTGATCAGCGCCGTCGCGTACGGGATGAAGACGGAGCGCGACTTCTTCCTCCTCGCCGCGCTCGTCGCGACGGTGCAGGGCGGGGCGCAGGCGCTCTCGCGCTCGCTCTACGCGAGCCTCACGCCGGCGTCGCGCTCGGGGGAGTACTTCGCCCTGTTCTCCGTCTTCAGCCGCTTCGGGGGGCTGATCGGGCAGACGGCGTTCTTCGTCATCACGACGCTCACCGGGTCGAGCCGGCTCGGCATCCTGTCGGTCGTGGTCCTGTTCGCGGGCGGCGCGGCGTTGCTCGCGCCGGTGGACCTGGCCCGCGGGCGGGCGGACGCGCGCGCGCTGGACGCGGGGCCCGGCGCGGCGGCGGCCGTCTAA
- a CDS encoding N-acetyltransferase, with protein MPDFTIRAAEPPDAAPLSAFAAHAFAATFGDDNAAADMTRYLAEAFTPERQAAEITDADGVVLLAEAAGGRTAPLVGYAHLVAGPAPAAVTGPAPIELKRLYVDRRWHGRGVAAALMDAALVAAAARGARTVWLGVWERNARAAAFYAKHGFARVGEHTFLLGSDPQTDWLMARTVGA; from the coding sequence ATGCCCGATTTCACCATTCGCGCCGCCGAGCCGCCGGACGCCGCGCCGCTCAGCGCCTTCGCGGCCCACGCCTTCGCGGCGACCTTCGGCGACGACAACGCGGCCGCCGACATGACGCGGTACCTGGCCGAGGCCTTCACGCCCGAGCGCCAGGCCGCCGAGATCACGGACGCGGACGGCGTCGTCCTGCTCGCGGAGGCGGCGGGTGGCCGCACGGCGCCCCTCGTCGGGTACGCCCACCTCGTGGCCGGCCCCGCACCCGCGGCGGTGACCGGCCCGGCCCCGATCGAGCTGAAACGCCTGTACGTCGACCGGCGCTGGCACGGGCGGGGCGTCGCGGCCGCCCTGATGGACGCCGCGCTCGTCGCGGCCGCGGCACGCGGCGCGCGCACGGTGTGGCTCGGCGTGTGGGAGCGCAACGCGCGGGCCGCCGCCTTCTACGCCAAGCACGGCTTCGCCCGCGTGGGGGAGCACACGTTCCTGCTCGGCAGCGATCCGCAGACGGACTGGCTGATGGCGCGCACGGTAGGCGCGTAG